From the Pseudomonas monsensis genome, the window TGCTGTCCTGCGCATAGGCCTCCATCAAACCGAGGATCGGGTCGCCGGGTACCCGGCCGATGGCGTCGAAGTGCATTACTTGCGTCCTTCTGCGGTCTTGGCCACTTCGTCAGTGCGTGCAGCCATGATGAAGTCGTTGCGGTGCAGGCCCTTGATCGAGTGGCTCCACCAGGTCACGGTGACTTTGCCCCACTCGGTCAGCAGGCCCGGGTGGTGACCCTCGGCCTCGGAGATTTCGCCGACTGCGTTGGTGAACGCCAGTGCATGCTTGAAGTTCTTGAACAGGAAGACCTTCTCCAGTTGCATGATGCTGTCGCGCACTTCGATGTTCCAGTCAGGGATCTGCTTGATCAGGATCGGCAGTTCTTCATCGCTGACTTGTGGCGCATCGGCGCGGCAGGCTTCGCAGTGGGCTTGGTTCAAAGTGGACATGATGTATTCCTGAAATCGAGAGTGTTTTTTTTATTAAAGCTTTTGAGCTGTCAATGCCGTCACGCTAAACCAAAGTGGCGGCGACGGACAGGCTCAATTGTCAGCAAAAGTCGCGGTTCACGCGGCTTTCGGTTTCGGCGGAAATTTCGGCGCGTGCAGACCCAGCTGCATGCCTTGCTTGACCATGGCCATGATGTCTTCATGGGCCACGTCGAACAGGCGCTTGAGGTTCGGCAGGACAAAGTACAACGGCTGCAGGATGTCGATGCGATACGGCGTGCGCATGGCTTCCAGCGGATCGAACGGCTGATGCTCAGGCTCGTCCGACAGGCAATAAACGGTCTCTTTCGGCGAGGACAGGATGCCGCCGCCGTAGATGCGTTTGCCTTGCGGGGTGTCGACCAGGCCAAACTCGATGGTCATCCAGTACAGGCGCGCCAGATACACGCGCTCTTCCTTGGTGGCCTGCAGGCCGAGCTTGCCGTAGGTGTGGGTGAATTCGGCGAACCACGGGTTGGTCAGCAGCGGGCAGTGGCCGAAGATCTCGTGGAAAATGTCTGGCTCTTGCAGGTAGTCCAGCTCTTCGCGGGTGCGAATGAAGGTGGCCACCGGAAACTGTTTGCTGGCGAGCAATTCGAAAAAGGTCTGGAAGGGGATCAGCGCCGGGACGCGGGCGACCTGCCAGCCGGTGGTCTCGCCGAGCACTTTGTTGATCTCGCCCAGTTGCGGAATGCGGTCGTGTGGCAGACCGAGTTTCTCGATACCGTCCAGGTACTCCTGGCAAGCACGCCCTTCGATCACTTTCAGCTGGCGAGTGATCAGCGTATTCCACACCGCGTGTTCTTCGGCGGGGTAGTCGATAAAACCTTGCGCATCGGGCTCGCGGGCCACGTATTGCGTCTGCTTCATACTGCTCTCCTGCTAGGGGAATTCGTTCTTGTTATGTCCAGCGATGGATTCAGGATTACCCGAGAGCGCATTGATGTGCAGCAGGTTGAAACGCCTCTGCGTAGGAAATTTCTCTTTAAATCGTAAAATAATCGTTACGCTTTGCAGGATAACTCGCGTTTACGGTCATTAGTGGGTTTGAAAAGGTCGATGGCTGTCACATAATCTTGACAACTATCTGCGCGCCTCGACAGAAAAGTCTGGCGCAGTCCCCCTGTAGGAGTGAGCCTGCTCGCGAAAGCGGTGTGTCATTCACCTTCAGTACAGCCTGATAAACCGCTATCGCGAGCAGGCTCACTCCTACAGGTTCTTTATCGTTTATTCGGACGATTTTTATGCGCATCAAAGTCCATTGCCAGAACCGCATCGGCATCCTGCGCGACATTCTCAACTTGCTGGTCGCCTACGGGATCAACGTGGCGCGCGGTGAAGTGGGTGGCGAGCATGGCAACGCGATCTATCTGCATTGCCCGAACCTGATCAACATCCAGTTTCAGGCGCTGCGGCCGAAGTTCGAGGCGATTGCCGGGGTGTTTGGTGTCAAGCGTGTCGGTTTGATGCCGAGCGAGCGTCGGCACATGGAATTGAATGCCTTGCTCGGTGCGCTGGAGTTTCCGGTGTTGTCGATCGACATGGGCGGCTCGATTGTCGCCGCCAACCGTGCGGCGGCGCAGTTGCTCGGGGTGCGCGTCGATGAGGTGCCGGGGATACCGCTGTCGCGTTATGCCGAAGATTTCGACCTGCCGGAACTGGTGCGCGCCAACAAGTCGCGCATCAATGGCATGCGGGTCAAGGTCAAGGGCGGCATCTTTCTGGCTGATATCGCGCCGCTGCAATCGGAGCATGACGACAGCGAAGCGATGGCCGGCGCGGTGCTGACACTGCACCGTGCCGACCGGGTTGGCGAGCGTATCTACAACGTACGCAAACAGGAGTTGCGCGGCTTCGACAGCATCTTCCAGAGCTCGAAAGTGATGGCGGCGGTGGTGCGTGAAGCCCGGCGCATGGCGCCGCTGGATGCGCCGCTGTTGATCGAAGGCGAGACCGGCACCGGCAAAGAGTTGCTGGCGCGTGCCTGCCATCTCGCCAGCCCGCGTGGGCAATCGCCGTTGATGGCGCTCAATTGCGCCGGCTTGCCGGAGTCCATGGCCGAGACCGAGCTGTTCGGTTACGGGCCGGGCGCGTTCGAAGGGGCGCGCGCCGAAGGCAAGCTCGGCCTGCTGGAACTGACGGCGGGCGGTACGCTGTTTCTCGATGGCGTTGGCGAGATGAGCCCGCGCCTTCAAGTGAAACTGCTGCGCTTTTTGCAGGACGGTTGCTTCCGGCGGGTCGGCAGCGATGAAGAGGTGTATCTGGATGTGCGGGTGATCTGCGCGACTCAGGTGGACTTGTCCGAACTGTGCGCACGCGGCGAGTTTCGCCAGGATCTGTATCACCGTTTGAATGTGCTGTCGCTGCACATCCCGCCCTTGCGCGAATGCCTCGACGGGTTGACGCCACTGGTGGAGCACTTCCTCGATCAGGCCAGTCGGCAGATCGGTTGCTCGCTGCCGAAACTGGCGCCGGCGGCGATGGATCGTCTCAGTCATTACCATTGGCCGGGTAACGTGCGGCAGTTGGAGAACGTGCTGTTCCAGGCGGTTTCGCTGTGCGAGGGCGGCACGGTGAAGGCTGAGCATATTCGCCTGCCGGATTACGGTGTGCGTCAGCCGCTTGGCGATTTCTCGCTTGAAGGTGGTCTGGACGAGATTGTCGGGCGTTTCGAAAAAGCGGTGCTGGAGCGACTGTATTCCGAACATCCAAGCAGCCGGCAGTTGGGCAAGCGGCTGGGGGTTTCGCACACCACGATTGCCAACAAGCTGCGCGAATATGAAGTGGGCAAAGACCCCGAAAACTAACAGCAATGCTGTGGTTTTAAGCGCTTTTGTGGCGAGGGGATTTATCCCCGATCGGCTGCGTAGCAGTCGCAAAACCTACGAATGAGGTCGTCCTGAAGGAAAAGCGGGGCGGCTTCGCCACCCATCGGGGGATAAATCCCCTCACCACAAGTTCTCCTTCAGCCGCAGAGATCGGGATTGCCGCCAAGCGGCATAACACCGCCGGTTTTTCGACTTCGATACATTTCAAGTTTCCCCTCTGATTCCCTCAAGTCCTTTGTTTATCGGGCTGCCAGCCGCCAGAAAAAAGTTGGTCTGCAAATTGCTTATGGCTCAGCAGTACAGCGGTGGGCGGCAAACGTCCGGCATGCAGAGGAAAGAGTGTGGACAAGTACCTTTATGTGGCAATGACCGGCGCCAGCCAGAACGCACTGGCGCAAAAGGCCCATGCCAACAACCTGGCGAACATCTCCACCAACGGTTTTCAGCGCGACCTGGAGCAGGCGCGTTCGATGCCGGTGTTCGGTGACAGCTTTCCGGCGCGTGCCTTTGCCATGAGCGAACGCCCGGCCACGGATTTCACCCCGGGCTCGCTGGTACAGACCGGCCGTGACCTCGATGTCGCCGTCACCGGCAATGGCTGGATCGCCGTGCAGAACCCGAACGGCGGCGAAAGCTACGTGCGCACCGGCAGCCTCAACGTCGACGCCCTCGGCGTGCTGCGCGCCGGCAACGGCATGCCGGTGATGGGCAATGGCGGTCCGATCGCCGTGCCGCCCGAGCAGCAGATCGAAGTCGGCGAAGACGGCACCATCAGTATTCGTGCGATGGGCGAAGGCCCGCGCGTCATGGCGGAAGTCGACCGGATCAAGCTGGTCAACCCGGACATCAAGAACATGAACAAGGGCCTCGACGGCTCGATTTACACCAAGGACGGCCAGCCTGCGCCGGCCGACGCCAACGTCAAACTGGTGTCGGGTTTCCTCGAGTCGAGCAACGTCAACGCCGTGGAAGAAATGACTTCGGTGCTGGCCCTGGCCAAGCAGTTCGAATTGCACGTCAAGATGATGAACACCGCCAAAGACGACGACCAGGCCATGGCTCGGGTCTTGCAGATCAGCTAATTATCAGAACGTCGCGCCGTAAAACAGGCGCACGAGGAGAATCGAATGCTTCCGGCTCTATGGGTTGCCAAAACCGGTCTGTCCGCCCAGGACACCAACCTGACCACCATTTCCAACAACCTGGCGAACGTCTCGACCACGGGTTTCAAACGTGACCGCGCCGAGTTCCAGGACCTGCTGTATCAGATCAAGCGTCAGCCAGGCGCCCAGTCGACCCAGGACAGCGAACTGCCGTCCGGTCTGCAGGTGGGTACCGGTGTGCGCATCGTCGGCACGCAGAAAAACTTCACCGCCGGCAGCCTGCAAACCACCGAGCAGCCGCTGGACATGGCCATCGACGGTCGTGGTTTCTTCCAGATCCTGCAGCCGGACGGCACCACGTCCTACACCCGTGACGGTACGTTCCACCTCGATTCCAATGGCCAGATCGTCAACGCCAGCGGTTTCGCCCTGGAACCGGCCATCGTCATTCCGAACGATGCCCAGACCTTCACCGTAGGCCGCGACGGCACCGTGTCGATCACCATTGCCGGCAACCCGGCGTCCCAGGTGATCGGCAACCTGCAAACCGCCGACTTCATCAACCCGGCCGGTCTGCAAGCGGTGGGCAACAACCTGTTCCTGGAAACCGCCGCTTCCGGTGCGCCGCAAGTCGGTACCCCGGGCCTGAACGGTTTCGGCACCATGCTGCAGAACACTCTGGAAACCTCGAACGTCAGCACTGTTGAGGAGATGGTCAACATGATCACCACTCAGCGCGCCTACGAGATGAACTCCAAAGTGATCTCCACCGCCGACCAGATGCTCTCGTTCGTAACGCAGAATCTGTAATCCAGTCTATGAGGCGGCCATGAGGCCGCCAGCAACACCGTGAGGTAGGGTCATGAAACGCTTCGTATCTGTTCTGGCATTGGGTGGGGTCGTCTCGCTCGCGGGCTGCGTCGCGCCGACGCCCAAGCCCAATGACCCTTACTACGCCCCGGTGTTGCCGCGCACGCCATTGCCGGCTGCGGCCAACAACGGCTCGATCTATCAGGCCGGCTTCGAGCAGAACCTGTACAGCGACCGCAAGGCGTTCCGCGTCGGTGACATCATCACCATCACGCTGAACGAGAAGACTCAGGCGAGCAAGAACGCCAACTCGCAAGTGGCCAAGAACAGCAAGACCGGCATCGGCCTGACGTCGTTGTTCGGCGGCAGCGGTACCACCAACAACCCGTTGGGCGGTAACGACCTGAGCCTGGACGTCGGCTACAGCGGCGACCGTGCGACCAAAGGCGACAGCAAGGCGGCGCAGGGCAACACCCTGACCGGTTCGATCACCGTGACCGTGGCTGACGTGCTGCCCAACGGCATCATCGCCGTGCGCGGCGAGAAGTGGATGACCCTCAACACCGGCGACGAGTTGGTGCGGATCGCAGGTCTGGTGCGCGCTGATGACATTGCCACCGACAACACCGTGTCGTCGACCCGTGTCGCCGATGCGCGTATCACCTACTCGGGCACCGGTTCGTTTGCCGATGCGAGTCAGCCAGGCTGGTTCGACCGTTTCTTCCTCAGCCCGCTGTTCCCTTTCTAGGTGGCGACTTTGAATTTCAAGAGCCTCATGCTGGCTGCGGCCCTGTTGTCCGCAGCCTTTGGTGCCCACGCCGAGCGGCTGAAAGATATCGCCAGCATTTCCGGCGTGCGTTCCAACCAGTTGATCGGTTACGGCCTGGTGGTCGGGCTTAACGGCACCGGCGACCAGACGACACAGACCCCGTTCACCCTGCAGACCTTCAACAACATGCTCTCGCAGTTCGGCATCAAGGTGCCGCCGGGATCGGGCAACGTGCAGTTGAAAAACGTTGCGGCGGTGTCGGTAAGTGCCGATCTGCCGGCGTTCGCCAAACCGGGTCAGCAGGTCGACATCACCGTGTCGTCCATCGGTAACTCCAAGAGCCTGCGCGGCGGCACCCTGTTGCTGACCCCGCTCAAGGGTATCGACGGTAACGTCTACGCCATCGCTCAGGGCAACCTGGTGGTCGGTGGTTTCGACGCCGAAGGGCGCGACGGTTCGAAGATCACCGTCAACGTTCCGTCGGCCGGTCGTATTCCCGGCGGTGCTTCGGTCGAGCGTTCGGTGCCGAGCGGTTTCAACCAGGGCAACAGCCTGACGCTGAACCTCAACCGTTCCGACTTCACCACCGCCAAGCGCATCGTCGACAAGATCAACGACATGCTCGGCCCTGGCGTGGCGCAAGCCATCGACGGCGGTTCGATCCGCGTCACTGCACCGCTTGATCCGAGCCAGCGCGTCGACTACCTGTCGATCCTGGAAAACCTTGAGGTCGATCCGGGCCAGGCCGTGGCGAAAGTCATCATCAACTCGCGTACTGGCACCATCGTCATCGGCCAGAACGTGAAGGTCTCGCCGGCCGCCGTGACCCACGGCAGCCTGACCGTGACCATCACCGAAGACCCGATCGTCAGCCAGCCAGGTCCGTTGTCCAACGGCCAGACCGCCGTCGTGCCGCGTTCGCGGGTCAATGCCCAGCAAGAAGCCAAGCCGATGTTCAAGTTCGGTCCGGGCACCACCCTCGACGAGATCGTGCGGGCGGTGAACCAGGTCGGCGCGGCACCGGGTGACTTGATGGCCATTCTTGAAGCACTGAAACAGGCCGGCGCGTTGCAAGCCGACCTGATCGTGATCTGAGGCCGACACTCATGGATATGCGCAAGAGCGGTCTGGTCAGCAGCAACGATTCGGGTTCGTACTCGGACCTCAATCGCCTGAACCAGCTCAAGGTCGGTGACAAGAACAGCGATGCGAACATGCGCAAAGTGGCGCAGGAATTCGAATCGCTGTTCCTCGGTGAAATGCTCAAGTCGATGCGTTCGGCCACTGAAGCGCTGGGCCAGGACAACCCGCTCAACACGCCGGCAGCCAAGCAGTATCAGGAAATGTACGACCAGCAATTGGCGGTGTCGTTGTCGCGCGAGGGCGGTGGTATTGGCCTGGCCGACGTGTTGATGCGCCAGATGTCGAAGAACAAACCGATGGCGCCGGGTGAGGCTGCAGCGGCGTCCGCCGCCAAGCAGGAAGAAGCCAAAGCCAAGGCTGCCGCCGTGGTCACACCGGTGGCTGCTGGCACTGTCGCCACCCACGGGCCGTTGTCACGCCTCAATGGCGAACGTCCGTTGTGGGCATCGCGTTCGGTGAATGCGCCGAACACCGATATTTCTCACCGTAATGACATGGCGCTGATCAACCAGCGTCGTCTGGCCTTGCCGCCGAAACTGGCCGATCGGTTGCTGGCCGGTCTGGTGCCGTCGGCCACGCCGACCGCCGCCAGTCAATTGCCGCAACGCGCCGCGACCGCCGCCACGACCGGCGCCGGACCGCTGTACAACGGCGACTGGCTGGCACGTGCCGAAAACGAAAAAGCCTCCGGCGGGTCGATGCAGGTCTATGGCCGCGCAATGGCGCAGATTCCCTTGGCGCCGGCGAAAAAAGCCTTCAGTTCTGCCGACGAATTCGTCAACACCATGCTGCCGATGGCCAAGGAAGCCGCCGACCGTATCGGCGTCGATCCGCGCTATCTGGTGGCGCAGGCGGCATTGGAAACCGGTTGGGGCAAATCGGTCATGCGCGCCCAGGATGGCAGCAGCAGCCACAACCTGTTTGGTATCAAGGCCAGCAGTAACTGGAAGGGCGATTCGGCCCGGGCGATCACCAGCGAATTCCGCAACGGGGAGATGGTCAAGGAGACGGCCGAGTTCCGTTCCTACGCTTCGTACAAGGACAGCTTCCACGATCTGGTGACTTTGCTGCAGAGCAATAATCGCTATCAAGATGTGCTGAAGTCGGCCGATAACCCAGAACAGTTTGTACGCGAGTTGCAAAAGGCCGGTTACGCCACCGACCCGAACTACGCGAGCAAGATTTCGCAGATTGCCAAGCAGATGAACGTTAACCAGAACTACGCTGCGGCGGGCGTTTCGACAACGCCTCTATAAAACATACAGTAAGGTTTGAACCATGAGTTTGCTCAACATCGGGATGTCGGGTTTATCCGCTAGCCAATCTTCTTTGATGGTGACGGGCAACAACATTGCCAACGTCGATACGGCCGGGTACTCGCGCCAGCAAACCGTGCAGAATTCAAAAGGCTCGATTCAGAGTGGCAATCTCTGGATCGGCACCGGTACCACCCTGGCTGACGTGCGCCGGGTGTACAACAGCTACATTGATGCCCAGTTGCAGACCACCACTTCGCTCAACAGCGATGCCGCGGCGTACCTGGGTCAGGTCACCCCGCTGGACAAGTTGCTGTCCGACAGTGGCACCGGCCTCAATGGTGCACTGACCAAGTTCTTCGCCTCGGTGCAGAACGTCAACGCCAAGCCGGGTGACGATGCTTCGCGGCAGTTGCTGCTCAGCGATGCGCAGGCCCTGAGCGCTCGCTTCAACTCGGTTTCCAGTCAGTTGAACGCGCAGAACCAGGACATCAACGGCAACCTGTCGAGCATGGCCGATCAGGTCAACAAACTGGCGTCCACCGTGGCCCAGTTGAACCAGAAGATTTCCGAAATTTCCAACGCCGGCGGCCAGCCCAACGAACTGCTCGACGCGCGCAACGAGACCATTCGCCAGCTGTCCACCTTCACCGGT encodes:
- a CDS encoding 4a-hydroxytetrahydrobiopterin dehydratase is translated as MSTLNQAHCEACRADAPQVSDEELPILIKQIPDWNIEVRDSIMQLEKVFLFKNFKHALAFTNAVGEISEAEGHHPGLLTEWGKVTVTWWSHSIKGLHRNDFIMAARTDEVAKTAEGRK
- the phhA gene encoding phenylalanine 4-monooxygenase, translating into MKQTQYVAREPDAQGFIDYPAEEHAVWNTLITRQLKVIEGRACQEYLDGIEKLGLPHDRIPQLGEINKVLGETTGWQVARVPALIPFQTFFELLASKQFPVATFIRTREELDYLQEPDIFHEIFGHCPLLTNPWFAEFTHTYGKLGLQATKEERVYLARLYWMTIEFGLVDTPQGKRIYGGGILSSPKETVYCLSDEPEHQPFDPLEAMRTPYRIDILQPLYFVLPNLKRLFDVAHEDIMAMVKQGMQLGLHAPKFPPKPKAA
- a CDS encoding sigma-54-dependent transcriptional regulator; the encoded protein is MRIKVHCQNRIGILRDILNLLVAYGINVARGEVGGEHGNAIYLHCPNLINIQFQALRPKFEAIAGVFGVKRVGLMPSERRHMELNALLGALEFPVLSIDMGGSIVAANRAAAQLLGVRVDEVPGIPLSRYAEDFDLPELVRANKSRINGMRVKVKGGIFLADIAPLQSEHDDSEAMAGAVLTLHRADRVGERIYNVRKQELRGFDSIFQSSKVMAAVVREARRMAPLDAPLLIEGETGTGKELLARACHLASPRGQSPLMALNCAGLPESMAETELFGYGPGAFEGARAEGKLGLLELTAGGTLFLDGVGEMSPRLQVKLLRFLQDGCFRRVGSDEEVYLDVRVICATQVDLSELCARGEFRQDLYHRLNVLSLHIPPLRECLDGLTPLVEHFLDQASRQIGCSLPKLAPAAMDRLSHYHWPGNVRQLENVLFQAVSLCEGGTVKAEHIRLPDYGVRQPLGDFSLEGGLDEIVGRFEKAVLERLYSEHPSSRQLGKRLGVSHTTIANKLREYEVGKDPEN
- a CDS encoding flagellar basal body rod protein FlgF; the protein is MDKYLYVAMTGASQNALAQKAHANNLANISTNGFQRDLEQARSMPVFGDSFPARAFAMSERPATDFTPGSLVQTGRDLDVAVTGNGWIAVQNPNGGESYVRTGSLNVDALGVLRAGNGMPVMGNGGPIAVPPEQQIEVGEDGTISIRAMGEGPRVMAEVDRIKLVNPDIKNMNKGLDGSIYTKDGQPAPADANVKLVSGFLESSNVNAVEEMTSVLALAKQFELHVKMMNTAKDDDQAMARVLQIS
- the flgG gene encoding flagellar basal-body rod protein FlgG — protein: MLPALWVAKTGLSAQDTNLTTISNNLANVSTTGFKRDRAEFQDLLYQIKRQPGAQSTQDSELPSGLQVGTGVRIVGTQKNFTAGSLQTTEQPLDMAIDGRGFFQILQPDGTTSYTRDGTFHLDSNGQIVNASGFALEPAIVIPNDAQTFTVGRDGTVSITIAGNPASQVIGNLQTADFINPAGLQAVGNNLFLETAASGAPQVGTPGLNGFGTMLQNTLETSNVSTVEEMVNMITTQRAYEMNSKVISTADQMLSFVTQNL
- the flgH gene encoding flagellar basal body L-ring protein FlgH; protein product: MKRFVSVLALGGVVSLAGCVAPTPKPNDPYYAPVLPRTPLPAAANNGSIYQAGFEQNLYSDRKAFRVGDIITITLNEKTQASKNANSQVAKNSKTGIGLTSLFGGSGTTNNPLGGNDLSLDVGYSGDRATKGDSKAAQGNTLTGSITVTVADVLPNGIIAVRGEKWMTLNTGDELVRIAGLVRADDIATDNTVSSTRVADARITYSGTGSFADASQPGWFDRFFLSPLFPF
- a CDS encoding flagellar basal body P-ring protein FlgI; this translates as MLAAALLSAAFGAHAERLKDIASISGVRSNQLIGYGLVVGLNGTGDQTTQTPFTLQTFNNMLSQFGIKVPPGSGNVQLKNVAAVSVSADLPAFAKPGQQVDITVSSIGNSKSLRGGTLLLTPLKGIDGNVYAIAQGNLVVGGFDAEGRDGSKITVNVPSAGRIPGGASVERSVPSGFNQGNSLTLNLNRSDFTTAKRIVDKINDMLGPGVAQAIDGGSIRVTAPLDPSQRVDYLSILENLEVDPGQAVAKVIINSRTGTIVIGQNVKVSPAAVTHGSLTVTITEDPIVSQPGPLSNGQTAVVPRSRVNAQQEAKPMFKFGPGTTLDEIVRAVNQVGAAPGDLMAILEALKQAGALQADLIVI
- the flgJ gene encoding flagellar assembly peptidoglycan hydrolase FlgJ, with the protein product MDMRKSGLVSSNDSGSYSDLNRLNQLKVGDKNSDANMRKVAQEFESLFLGEMLKSMRSATEALGQDNPLNTPAAKQYQEMYDQQLAVSLSREGGGIGLADVLMRQMSKNKPMAPGEAAAASAAKQEEAKAKAAAVVTPVAAGTVATHGPLSRLNGERPLWASRSVNAPNTDISHRNDMALINQRRLALPPKLADRLLAGLVPSATPTAASQLPQRAATAATTGAGPLYNGDWLARAENEKASGGSMQVYGRAMAQIPLAPAKKAFSSADEFVNTMLPMAKEAADRIGVDPRYLVAQAALETGWGKSVMRAQDGSSSHNLFGIKASSNWKGDSARAITSEFRNGEMVKETAEFRSYASYKDSFHDLVTLLQSNNRYQDVLKSADNPEQFVRELQKAGYATDPNYASKISQIAKQMNVNQNYAAAGVSTTPL